One window of Nymphaea colorata isolate Beijing-Zhang1983 chromosome 1, ASM883128v2, whole genome shotgun sequence genomic DNA carries:
- the LOC116263650 gene encoding uncharacterized protein LOC116263650 isoform X2: MDGGSQKTQRFAKISIIGIREGSSRSREMLNSWENNFIEKESEKMLVEMKASDCSEEEARPFLQGSASPTNASQLQSDPAIPAPMTWHRKINSVDNAISEFTLSYTEMLKMAPLGLRMLRHVRRETSKGRKALIDPFSQRKILPSQGVPLGGMGAGSIVRSYKGEFQRWQLFPGEWEEEPILANQFSVFISRQNGKKFSSVLHSGCPDRIKESIGSGIGSWDWKLDGKSSTYHALYPRAWTVYEGEPDPELKIVCKQISPFIPHNYRESSFPVAVFTFMLTNSGNSDADVTILFTWANSVGGDSEFSGGHRNKSFTKNSGVRGVLLHHKTAGGHPPITFAIASQETDLVHVSECPCFLISGNAHGFSAEDLWHQIKKVRSFDQVDLHGMLMPSEKGSSIGAAIASSVTVPSNKVRTVTFALAWACPQVKFSSGKAYHSRRYTKFYGSDNDAAADIAHDAILEHENWENHIEMWQSPILQDTSLPDWYRVTLFNELYYLNAGGTIWTDGNPPIREHVSAIDEKFSLDKSSCNNLGSGNHDTAVDILDRMAGILEQIRNPQTSNSAYGPSLLQDGEENVGQFLYLEGIEYLMWNTYDVHFYASFALVMTFPELELSIQRDFAAAVMMNDPEKVQTLSDGQWVARKVLGAVPHDLGLHDPWFEVNIYNLHNTDKWKDLNSKFVLQVYRDFVATGNKSFCRAVWPSVYMAMAYMEQFDKDMDGMIENEGFPDQTYDVWAATGVSAYTGGLWVAALQAAAAMAHEVGDQVSEETFWNKFEKAKRAYDTLWNGSYFNYDSSNSISNSSIQADQLAGNWYARACGLAAIVDKGKAQMALEKIYNFNVLQFKEGKRGAVNGMLPDGRIDTTAMQSREVWPGVTYALAANMIQEGMEEEAFRTAEGVYEAVWSQQGLSFAFQTPEAWTSADEYRSISYMRPLAIWAMQWALSSPQRGKEVTRMRRETGDSFMHHTGYAAVAGFLSLPEEQKAKSFIRVLYDYTCRRLWL; encoded by the exons ATGGATGGTGGATCCCAGAAAACCCAGCGTTTTGCGAAAATATCTATTATCGGAATTAGGGAAGGAAGCAGCCGAAGCAGGGAAATGTTAAACAGCTGggaaaataattttatagaGAAGGAAAGTGAAA AAATGTTAGTGGAGATGAAGGCAAGTGATTGCAGTGAAGAAGAGGCGCGTCCATTCCTCCAAGGATCCGCCAGCCCAACCAATGCCTCACAG CTTCAGTCCGATCCTGCAATACCTGCCCCCATGACTTGGCATCGTAAAATAAACAGTGTGGACAATGCTATCTCAGAGTTTACTCTAAGTTACACAGAGATGCTGAAGATG GCTCCCCTAGGTCTGAGAATGTTGCGCCATGTGAGGAGAGAAACCTCAAAAGGACGG AAGGCACTGATTGATCCTTTCAGTCAACGTAAAATTCTTCCTTCTCAAGGTGTCCCGCTTGGAGGCATGGG TGCAGGAAGCATTGTCAGAAGTTATAAAGGTGAGTTTCAACGGTGGCAACTGTTTCCTGGGGAATGGGAGGAAGAACCCATCTTGGCCAATCAATTTTCG GTCTTCATCTCCCGTCAAAATGGTAAAAAGTTTTCCTCTGTATTACATTCTGGATGCCCGGATAGGATCAA AGAAAGTATTGGTTCAGGGATTGGGTCTTGGGACTGGAAATTGGATGGAAAAAGTTCCACCTATCATGCATTGTACCCAAGGGCATGGACTGTATATGAAG GAGAACCTGATCCAGAACTTAAAATTGTGTGCAAACAAATATCTCCTTTTATACCCCACAATTATCGAGAGAGCAGCTTCCCTGTTGCAGTATTTACATTTATG CTAACGAATTCAGGCAACAGTGATGCTGATGTCACCATTCTTTTCACATGGGCT AATTCGGTTGGTGGGGATTCAGAATTTTCTGGTGGTCATCGCAATAAAAGTTTTAC GAAAAATTCTGGTGTCAGAGGAGTACTTCTACATCACAA GACTGCTGGTGGTCATCCTCCGATAACATTTGCTATAGCATCTCAGGAGACTGATTTAGTACATGTATCAGAATGCCCTTGCTTCTTGATATCTGGTAATGCTCATGGCTTCTCAGCGGAAGATCTTTGGCATCAAATCAAAAAGGTAAG ATCATTTGATCAGGTTGATCTTCATGGGATGTTGATGCCTTCAGAGAAGGGATCATCTATTGGAGCTGCAATAGCTTCTTCAGTGACTGTTCCATCCAATAAAGTCCGCACTGTTACCTTTGCATTAGCATGGGCTTGCCCACAAGTCAAATTTTCCAGTGGTAAGGCATACCATAG CAGACGGTATACAAAATTTTATGGCTCCGATAACGATGCAGCAGCTGATATTGCACATGATGCTATTcttg AGCATGAGAACTGGGAGAATCACATAGAAATGTGGCAGAGCCCCATTCTTCAAGATACAAGTCTTCCTGATTG GTATAGGGTGACCCTCTTTAATGAGCTTTATTATCTTAATGCGGGAGGAACAATTTGGACAG ATGGCAATCCTCCTATTCGGGAACATGTTTCTGCTATAGATGAAAAATTTTCCCTTGATAAATCCAGTTGTAACAACTTGGGTAGCGGCAACCATGATACTGCAGTTGATATCCTTGATAGGATGGCTGGCATTCTTGAACAGATACGTAATCCCCAGACGTCAAACTCAGCATATGGACCTTCATTGCTTCAAGATGGAGAAGAAAATGTCGGACAATTCTTATATCTTGAAGGAATTGAGTATCTTATGTGGAACACTTATGATGTCCACTTTTATGCATCATTTGCCTTAGTAATGACATTTCCAGAGCTTGAACTAAGCATCCAGAGAGATTTTGCAGCAGCTGTAATGATGAATGATCCCGAAAAAGTGCAGACGTTATCTGATGGTCAGTGGGTTGCAAGAAAGGTTCTTGGTGCTGTTCCCCATGATCTTGGACTGCACGATCCCTGGTTTGAAGTGAACATTTATAACCTCCACAACACAGATAAGTGgaaagatttaaattcaaaatttgtacTTCAAGTGTACAGGGATTTTGTTGCAACTGGTAATAAGTCATTTTGCCGTGCTGTTTGGCCATCAGTTTACATGGCCATGGCTTACATGGAGCAGTTTGACAAAGATATGGATGGGATGATTGAGAATGAAGGTTTTCCTGATCAAACGTATGATGTCTGGGCTGCAACTGGTGTAAGTGCTTATACAGGAGGTCTTTGGGTGGCAGCATTGCAGGCTGCTGCTGCTATGGCACATGAAGTTGGAGATCAGGTTTCTGAAGAAACTTTTTGGAATAAATTTGAGAAAGCTAAACGGGCATATGATACATTGTGGAATGGTTCTTATTTCAATTATGACAGTAGTAACAGCATTTCAAACTCATCTATTCAAGCAGATCAATTGGCTGGAAACTG GTACGCAAGGGCTTGTGGTCTTGCAGCAATTGTGGATAAAGGCAAAGCACAAATGGCACTTGAGAAGATTTATAATTTCAATGTACTACAATTCAAAGAAGGAAAGCGAGGGGCTGTCAATGGGATGCTACCAGATGGACGAATTGATACAACAGCGATGCAGTCAAGAGAGGTATGGCCAGGGGTGACTTATGCTCTAGCTGCTAACATGATTCAGGAAGGCATGGAAGAGGAAGCTTTTAGGACTGCAGAAGGAGTCTATGAAGCTGTCTGGTCTCAACAGGGTCTCAG TTTTGCCTTCCAAACTCCTGAAGCCTGGACAAGTGCCGACGAGTACCGGTCTATCTCCTACATGCGGCCTCTTGCCATCTGGGCGATGCAGTGGGCACTTTCATCCCCTCAGCGTGGCAAAGAAGTTACGAGGATGAGAAGGGAAACAGGTGATTCTTTCATGCATCACACAGGATATGCAGCAGTCGCTGGCTTTCTGAGCCTGCCTGAAGAGCAAAAAGCCAAGAGCTTCATCCGGGTCCTTTATGATTACACTTGCAGAAGACTCTGGCTTTGA
- the LOC116263650 gene encoding uncharacterized protein LOC116263650 isoform X4: protein MDGGSQKTQRFAKISIIGIREGSSRSREMLNSWENNFIEKESEKMLVEMKASDCSEEEARPFLQGSASPTNASQSDPAIPAPMTWHRKINSVDNAISEFTLSYTEMLKMAPLGLRMLRHVRRETSKGRKALIDPFSQRKILPSQGVPLGGMGAGSIVRSYKGEFQRWQLFPGEWEEEPILANQFSVFISRQNGKKFSSVLHSGCPDRIKESIGSGIGSWDWKLDGKSSTYHALYPRAWTVYEGEPDPELKIVCKQISPFIPHNYRESSFPVAVFTFMLTNSGNSDADVTILFTWANSVGGDSEFSGGHRNKSFTKNSGVRGVLLHHKTAGGHPPITFAIASQETDLVHVSECPCFLISGNAHGFSAEDLWHQIKKHRSFDQVDLHGMLMPSEKGSSIGAAIASSVTVPSNKVRTVTFALAWACPQVKFSSGKAYHSRRYTKFYGSDNDAAADIAHDAILEHENWENHIEMWQSPILQDTSLPDWYRVTLFNELYYLNAGGTIWTDGNPPIREHVSAIDEKFSLDKSSCNNLGSGNHDTAVDILDRMAGILEQIRNPQTSNSAYGPSLLQDGEENVGQFLYLEGIEYLMWNTYDVHFYASFALVMTFPELELSIQRDFAAAVMMNDPEKVQTLSDGQWVARKVLGAVPHDLGLHDPWFEVNIYNLHNTDKWKDLNSKFVLQVYRDFVATGNKSFCRAVWPSVYMAMAYMEQFDKDMDGMIENEGFPDQTYDVWAATGVSAYTGGLWVAALQAAAAMAHEVGDQVSEETFWNKFEKAKRAYDTLWNGSYFNYDSSNSISNSSIQADQLAGNWYARACGLAAIVDKGKAQMALEKIYNFNVLQFKEGKRGAVNGMLPDGRIDTTAMQSREVWPGVTYALAANMIQEGMEEEAFRTAEGVYEAVWSQQGLSFAFQTPEAWTSADEYRSISYMRPLAIWAMQWALSSPQRGKEVTRMRRETGDSFMHHTGYAAVAGFLSLPEEQKAKSFIRVLYDYTCRRLWL from the exons ATGGATGGTGGATCCCAGAAAACCCAGCGTTTTGCGAAAATATCTATTATCGGAATTAGGGAAGGAAGCAGCCGAAGCAGGGAAATGTTAAACAGCTGggaaaataattttatagaGAAGGAAAGTGAAA AAATGTTAGTGGAGATGAAGGCAAGTGATTGCAGTGAAGAAGAGGCGCGTCCATTCCTCCAAGGATCCGCCAGCCCAACCAATGCCTCACAG TCCGATCCTGCAATACCTGCCCCCATGACTTGGCATCGTAAAATAAACAGTGTGGACAATGCTATCTCAGAGTTTACTCTAAGTTACACAGAGATGCTGAAGATG GCTCCCCTAGGTCTGAGAATGTTGCGCCATGTGAGGAGAGAAACCTCAAAAGGACGG AAGGCACTGATTGATCCTTTCAGTCAACGTAAAATTCTTCCTTCTCAAGGTGTCCCGCTTGGAGGCATGGG TGCAGGAAGCATTGTCAGAAGTTATAAAGGTGAGTTTCAACGGTGGCAACTGTTTCCTGGGGAATGGGAGGAAGAACCCATCTTGGCCAATCAATTTTCG GTCTTCATCTCCCGTCAAAATGGTAAAAAGTTTTCCTCTGTATTACATTCTGGATGCCCGGATAGGATCAA AGAAAGTATTGGTTCAGGGATTGGGTCTTGGGACTGGAAATTGGATGGAAAAAGTTCCACCTATCATGCATTGTACCCAAGGGCATGGACTGTATATGAAG GAGAACCTGATCCAGAACTTAAAATTGTGTGCAAACAAATATCTCCTTTTATACCCCACAATTATCGAGAGAGCAGCTTCCCTGTTGCAGTATTTACATTTATG CTAACGAATTCAGGCAACAGTGATGCTGATGTCACCATTCTTTTCACATGGGCT AATTCGGTTGGTGGGGATTCAGAATTTTCTGGTGGTCATCGCAATAAAAGTTTTAC GAAAAATTCTGGTGTCAGAGGAGTACTTCTACATCACAA GACTGCTGGTGGTCATCCTCCGATAACATTTGCTATAGCATCTCAGGAGACTGATTTAGTACATGTATCAGAATGCCCTTGCTTCTTGATATCTGGTAATGCTCATGGCTTCTCAGCGGAAGATCTTTGGCATCAAATCAAAAAG CATAGATCATTTGATCAGGTTGATCTTCATGGGATGTTGATGCCTTCAGAGAAGGGATCATCTATTGGAGCTGCAATAGCTTCTTCAGTGACTGTTCCATCCAATAAAGTCCGCACTGTTACCTTTGCATTAGCATGGGCTTGCCCACAAGTCAAATTTTCCAGTGGTAAGGCATACCATAG CAGACGGTATACAAAATTTTATGGCTCCGATAACGATGCAGCAGCTGATATTGCACATGATGCTATTcttg AGCATGAGAACTGGGAGAATCACATAGAAATGTGGCAGAGCCCCATTCTTCAAGATACAAGTCTTCCTGATTG GTATAGGGTGACCCTCTTTAATGAGCTTTATTATCTTAATGCGGGAGGAACAATTTGGACAG ATGGCAATCCTCCTATTCGGGAACATGTTTCTGCTATAGATGAAAAATTTTCCCTTGATAAATCCAGTTGTAACAACTTGGGTAGCGGCAACCATGATACTGCAGTTGATATCCTTGATAGGATGGCTGGCATTCTTGAACAGATACGTAATCCCCAGACGTCAAACTCAGCATATGGACCTTCATTGCTTCAAGATGGAGAAGAAAATGTCGGACAATTCTTATATCTTGAAGGAATTGAGTATCTTATGTGGAACACTTATGATGTCCACTTTTATGCATCATTTGCCTTAGTAATGACATTTCCAGAGCTTGAACTAAGCATCCAGAGAGATTTTGCAGCAGCTGTAATGATGAATGATCCCGAAAAAGTGCAGACGTTATCTGATGGTCAGTGGGTTGCAAGAAAGGTTCTTGGTGCTGTTCCCCATGATCTTGGACTGCACGATCCCTGGTTTGAAGTGAACATTTATAACCTCCACAACACAGATAAGTGgaaagatttaaattcaaaatttgtacTTCAAGTGTACAGGGATTTTGTTGCAACTGGTAATAAGTCATTTTGCCGTGCTGTTTGGCCATCAGTTTACATGGCCATGGCTTACATGGAGCAGTTTGACAAAGATATGGATGGGATGATTGAGAATGAAGGTTTTCCTGATCAAACGTATGATGTCTGGGCTGCAACTGGTGTAAGTGCTTATACAGGAGGTCTTTGGGTGGCAGCATTGCAGGCTGCTGCTGCTATGGCACATGAAGTTGGAGATCAGGTTTCTGAAGAAACTTTTTGGAATAAATTTGAGAAAGCTAAACGGGCATATGATACATTGTGGAATGGTTCTTATTTCAATTATGACAGTAGTAACAGCATTTCAAACTCATCTATTCAAGCAGATCAATTGGCTGGAAACTG GTACGCAAGGGCTTGTGGTCTTGCAGCAATTGTGGATAAAGGCAAAGCACAAATGGCACTTGAGAAGATTTATAATTTCAATGTACTACAATTCAAAGAAGGAAAGCGAGGGGCTGTCAATGGGATGCTACCAGATGGACGAATTGATACAACAGCGATGCAGTCAAGAGAGGTATGGCCAGGGGTGACTTATGCTCTAGCTGCTAACATGATTCAGGAAGGCATGGAAGAGGAAGCTTTTAGGACTGCAGAAGGAGTCTATGAAGCTGTCTGGTCTCAACAGGGTCTCAG TTTTGCCTTCCAAACTCCTGAAGCCTGGACAAGTGCCGACGAGTACCGGTCTATCTCCTACATGCGGCCTCTTGCCATCTGGGCGATGCAGTGGGCACTTTCATCCCCTCAGCGTGGCAAAGAAGTTACGAGGATGAGAAGGGAAACAGGTGATTCTTTCATGCATCACACAGGATATGCAGCAGTCGCTGGCTTTCTGAGCCTGCCTGAAGAGCAAAAAGCCAAGAGCTTCATCCGGGTCCTTTATGATTACACTTGCAGAAGACTCTGGCTTTGA
- the LOC116263650 gene encoding uncharacterized protein LOC116263650 isoform X1 — MDGGSQKTQRFAKISIIGIREGSSRSREMLNSWENNFIEKESEKMLVEMKASDCSEEEARPFLQGSASPTNASQLQSDPAIPAPMTWHRKINSVDNAISEFTLSYTEMLKMAPLGLRMLRHVRRETSKGRKALIDPFSQRKILPSQGVPLGGMGAGSIVRSYKGEFQRWQLFPGEWEEEPILANQFSVFISRQNGKKFSSVLHSGCPDRIKESIGSGIGSWDWKLDGKSSTYHALYPRAWTVYEGEPDPELKIVCKQISPFIPHNYRESSFPVAVFTFMLTNSGNSDADVTILFTWANSVGGDSEFSGGHRNKSFTKNSGVRGVLLHHKTAGGHPPITFAIASQETDLVHVSECPCFLISGNAHGFSAEDLWHQIKKHRSFDQVDLHGMLMPSEKGSSIGAAIASSVTVPSNKVRTVTFALAWACPQVKFSSGKAYHSRRYTKFYGSDNDAAADIAHDAILEHENWENHIEMWQSPILQDTSLPDWYRVTLFNELYYLNAGGTIWTDGNPPIREHVSAIDEKFSLDKSSCNNLGSGNHDTAVDILDRMAGILEQIRNPQTSNSAYGPSLLQDGEENVGQFLYLEGIEYLMWNTYDVHFYASFALVMTFPELELSIQRDFAAAVMMNDPEKVQTLSDGQWVARKVLGAVPHDLGLHDPWFEVNIYNLHNTDKWKDLNSKFVLQVYRDFVATGNKSFCRAVWPSVYMAMAYMEQFDKDMDGMIENEGFPDQTYDVWAATGVSAYTGGLWVAALQAAAAMAHEVGDQVSEETFWNKFEKAKRAYDTLWNGSYFNYDSSNSISNSSIQADQLAGNWYARACGLAAIVDKGKAQMALEKIYNFNVLQFKEGKRGAVNGMLPDGRIDTTAMQSREVWPGVTYALAANMIQEGMEEEAFRTAEGVYEAVWSQQGLSFAFQTPEAWTSADEYRSISYMRPLAIWAMQWALSSPQRGKEVTRMRRETGDSFMHHTGYAAVAGFLSLPEEQKAKSFIRVLYDYTCRRLWL; from the exons ATGGATGGTGGATCCCAGAAAACCCAGCGTTTTGCGAAAATATCTATTATCGGAATTAGGGAAGGAAGCAGCCGAAGCAGGGAAATGTTAAACAGCTGggaaaataattttatagaGAAGGAAAGTGAAA AAATGTTAGTGGAGATGAAGGCAAGTGATTGCAGTGAAGAAGAGGCGCGTCCATTCCTCCAAGGATCCGCCAGCCCAACCAATGCCTCACAG CTTCAGTCCGATCCTGCAATACCTGCCCCCATGACTTGGCATCGTAAAATAAACAGTGTGGACAATGCTATCTCAGAGTTTACTCTAAGTTACACAGAGATGCTGAAGATG GCTCCCCTAGGTCTGAGAATGTTGCGCCATGTGAGGAGAGAAACCTCAAAAGGACGG AAGGCACTGATTGATCCTTTCAGTCAACGTAAAATTCTTCCTTCTCAAGGTGTCCCGCTTGGAGGCATGGG TGCAGGAAGCATTGTCAGAAGTTATAAAGGTGAGTTTCAACGGTGGCAACTGTTTCCTGGGGAATGGGAGGAAGAACCCATCTTGGCCAATCAATTTTCG GTCTTCATCTCCCGTCAAAATGGTAAAAAGTTTTCCTCTGTATTACATTCTGGATGCCCGGATAGGATCAA AGAAAGTATTGGTTCAGGGATTGGGTCTTGGGACTGGAAATTGGATGGAAAAAGTTCCACCTATCATGCATTGTACCCAAGGGCATGGACTGTATATGAAG GAGAACCTGATCCAGAACTTAAAATTGTGTGCAAACAAATATCTCCTTTTATACCCCACAATTATCGAGAGAGCAGCTTCCCTGTTGCAGTATTTACATTTATG CTAACGAATTCAGGCAACAGTGATGCTGATGTCACCATTCTTTTCACATGGGCT AATTCGGTTGGTGGGGATTCAGAATTTTCTGGTGGTCATCGCAATAAAAGTTTTAC GAAAAATTCTGGTGTCAGAGGAGTACTTCTACATCACAA GACTGCTGGTGGTCATCCTCCGATAACATTTGCTATAGCATCTCAGGAGACTGATTTAGTACATGTATCAGAATGCCCTTGCTTCTTGATATCTGGTAATGCTCATGGCTTCTCAGCGGAAGATCTTTGGCATCAAATCAAAAAG CATAGATCATTTGATCAGGTTGATCTTCATGGGATGTTGATGCCTTCAGAGAAGGGATCATCTATTGGAGCTGCAATAGCTTCTTCAGTGACTGTTCCATCCAATAAAGTCCGCACTGTTACCTTTGCATTAGCATGGGCTTGCCCACAAGTCAAATTTTCCAGTGGTAAGGCATACCATAG CAGACGGTATACAAAATTTTATGGCTCCGATAACGATGCAGCAGCTGATATTGCACATGATGCTATTcttg AGCATGAGAACTGGGAGAATCACATAGAAATGTGGCAGAGCCCCATTCTTCAAGATACAAGTCTTCCTGATTG GTATAGGGTGACCCTCTTTAATGAGCTTTATTATCTTAATGCGGGAGGAACAATTTGGACAG ATGGCAATCCTCCTATTCGGGAACATGTTTCTGCTATAGATGAAAAATTTTCCCTTGATAAATCCAGTTGTAACAACTTGGGTAGCGGCAACCATGATACTGCAGTTGATATCCTTGATAGGATGGCTGGCATTCTTGAACAGATACGTAATCCCCAGACGTCAAACTCAGCATATGGACCTTCATTGCTTCAAGATGGAGAAGAAAATGTCGGACAATTCTTATATCTTGAAGGAATTGAGTATCTTATGTGGAACACTTATGATGTCCACTTTTATGCATCATTTGCCTTAGTAATGACATTTCCAGAGCTTGAACTAAGCATCCAGAGAGATTTTGCAGCAGCTGTAATGATGAATGATCCCGAAAAAGTGCAGACGTTATCTGATGGTCAGTGGGTTGCAAGAAAGGTTCTTGGTGCTGTTCCCCATGATCTTGGACTGCACGATCCCTGGTTTGAAGTGAACATTTATAACCTCCACAACACAGATAAGTGgaaagatttaaattcaaaatttgtacTTCAAGTGTACAGGGATTTTGTTGCAACTGGTAATAAGTCATTTTGCCGTGCTGTTTGGCCATCAGTTTACATGGCCATGGCTTACATGGAGCAGTTTGACAAAGATATGGATGGGATGATTGAGAATGAAGGTTTTCCTGATCAAACGTATGATGTCTGGGCTGCAACTGGTGTAAGTGCTTATACAGGAGGTCTTTGGGTGGCAGCATTGCAGGCTGCTGCTGCTATGGCACATGAAGTTGGAGATCAGGTTTCTGAAGAAACTTTTTGGAATAAATTTGAGAAAGCTAAACGGGCATATGATACATTGTGGAATGGTTCTTATTTCAATTATGACAGTAGTAACAGCATTTCAAACTCATCTATTCAAGCAGATCAATTGGCTGGAAACTG GTACGCAAGGGCTTGTGGTCTTGCAGCAATTGTGGATAAAGGCAAAGCACAAATGGCACTTGAGAAGATTTATAATTTCAATGTACTACAATTCAAAGAAGGAAAGCGAGGGGCTGTCAATGGGATGCTACCAGATGGACGAATTGATACAACAGCGATGCAGTCAAGAGAGGTATGGCCAGGGGTGACTTATGCTCTAGCTGCTAACATGATTCAGGAAGGCATGGAAGAGGAAGCTTTTAGGACTGCAGAAGGAGTCTATGAAGCTGTCTGGTCTCAACAGGGTCTCAG TTTTGCCTTCCAAACTCCTGAAGCCTGGACAAGTGCCGACGAGTACCGGTCTATCTCCTACATGCGGCCTCTTGCCATCTGGGCGATGCAGTGGGCACTTTCATCCCCTCAGCGTGGCAAAGAAGTTACGAGGATGAGAAGGGAAACAGGTGATTCTTTCATGCATCACACAGGATATGCAGCAGTCGCTGGCTTTCTGAGCCTGCCTGAAGAGCAAAAAGCCAAGAGCTTCATCCGGGTCCTTTATGATTACACTTGCAGAAGACTCTGGCTTTGA